The Gossypium hirsutum isolate 1008001.06 chromosome D02, Gossypium_hirsutum_v2.1, whole genome shotgun sequence region tATTGTTAGCTAACCGGTgatcaaaaaagacaaaattaaataatttggtgacaaaaaaaaaagtttattgaTAGTTGGATGCTTACTAATGCAATTTACCCTaacattaaaatgtataaaaatattaaaataaaattttgatttaactgataaaaatttttttaatagatattAGCAACATGTACTCAAATCAATAcgattgtaattttttatttatttttattaaaattaaaaaatatataaattacaaataatGTGAAATCTTAAAAAATGTATTTACAAATTTAAACCTAAAAtactataaatttaatatatttatcatttcaattaaaactttattactttttttattactttttattgtattttttttcaaccgcataatgtaatataatattaaattaaatttaaattaaaaaataaatatcttaaAGCCGACCCACCTGGTAAAGTTCCTCATAATAATGTTTCAGGGCTGCAATCGGACAAAGGTTATTTGCCCAATTTTTTACTTGTCACAATCAACGTGTGTTACAAGCGAAGTGATTGTATTTTGGCAATAATACTTAAATAATCACTGCATAATTAcgacattaaaaaataatatttaatatctacatctttcattaatttaattaatttttttaatttaaaaaaaatagtgtaTTTGTTGGATAtggaaattataatatataaatacaaatgAAATATCTGGATTCGGTGGTAAGAGAAGAAAACAAGAGTGGCTTGATGGAGCTTGTGATTCTTGTCCCATGGTGTTTCTTCCTCATAGCTTTAACAAAGTTCCTTTATCATTACCTGTGGGTACCTCTTCGTATACAGCACATGATGAATTCACAGGGAATCAAAGGACCTCCTTACAGATTCATCCATGGCAACAACAAAGAAGTTACCAAAATGAGAAAGGAAGAGAAAGGAAGCATTAAGCAAAGCTGTGGGTTGACTGATGATTTATTTCCCAGATTACAACCGCATATTTATTCCTGGATCAATACATATGGTGAAGTGGACGCTTGTTTTTTCACCATGATTTATTATAACTTCTGCTTATCTAGCTTTAagaaaaagatggacactttttgtTTTTTGTTGTGTGATTAGGGAAGAATTTTGTTTATTGGAATGGCGTTCGAGCTGAAGTGGTGATTTCAGAACCTGAATTGATCAAAGAGGTTATGAAAAATAGTGAGAACATTTTTCAGAAAAGGAAGCTTACGGATGTTGGTGCGAAGCTACTGGGAAATGGGCTTGTGTTCATTGAGGGAGAAAAATGGGCAAAGCATCGAAAGCTGGCCAATCATGCTTTTCATGGGGAAAGCCTAAAGGTAAATCCTCCAAATCTATAAATtagctttaattaatttttaagaattatacatagaggtgttcatgggccgggccgggttcggcctaaaatataggcttaaaattttgtctaagcccggcccgacctattttttaataaacaccaaaaatttattttaaaaataaaaaactaaaaaagtattttaaaaatattttaaaattaaaaaagtattttaaaaatattttaaaattaaaaattaaaaatatttattatattcgggtcgagtcgggccgggccgggccagggACTGAGctaaaaaagtggtgcccgaggcctgggcctttttctaaacgggcctctttttttgcccaagcctatatttcgggcctatatttttacccgaactctCCCATATTTCGGACGGACCTTCAGGCATGGCCGGGCTGCCCGGCCCATGAGTACCTCTAATTATATATAGATTTCgtcattaatcattattctattaattaaatttgttcattgatgttttaaaaaaaagtcaaatcagtttaaaacttttttaaactAAGATGCTCATGGTAACTCATGTGATAGTTCACATATACTTCACGCTAACATAACgttatttgttttatatgttacgccaacaaataatttaaaaattataaaaatatttaaaattcaaaaactatatgaaaaaaagttcataaatattcaaaaaaattaacatgGAGTACCTGTAAATTGTTAAGAGGGTtgcaatatataaaaatttaacatttcaattagtattttcattaaaataataataattcaacttttttttttaaatgttaaaaatcaaattcgacttttttttttaaattgaagcaaaaattagcttttttatgattttactaCTTAAATATTGTTGACTAAATCTTATGTTGCTACTACTTAATTTTGGAGGGTTGTTTGGGCAGAACATGACTCCAGCAATAATTGTTAGTGTTGAAATAATGCTAGAAAGGTGGAAAGGCCAAGAAGGCAAAGAGATTGAAGTGTATAATGAATTTAGACTATTGACTTCGGAAGTGATTTCAAGAACAGCTTTTGGTAGCAATTACTTGGAAGGGGAGAAGATTTTTGCCATGTTGAACAAGTTGATAATACTCGTGAGTCAAAATATTTCCAAGACTAAGATTCCTTTCATCAAGTATGTTCCCTCTAACCTTAGTTAATCCCTatggctttaatttttttttatatagagAGCTGACCTTTGTTTGCTTATACAGCAAGTTATGGAAATCTGCTGAAATGCTAGAGTCTGAAAAACTCGAAAAAGGAATACAAGattatgtgatggagatgattaAGAAAAGAGAAGATAAAGTTGTGAGTGGAGAAGCTGATAGCTTTGGCAATGATTTTCTGGGATTACTAGTAAATGCTTATAATGATTTGGACGATAAAAACAGGGTTTCATTGGAAGACTTGGTAGGTGAATGCAAAACAATCTACTTTGCTGGACAAGAAACTGTCAATTCATTGCTTGCATGGATAGTCTTGCATTTGGCAATCCATGGAGATTGGCAAGAGAAAGCAAGGAGAGAGGTGATTGACATATTTGGTAACCAAAATCCGCATCTCGAAGGCATTGCCAAACTCAAAATAGTAAGCAAACTATCTAACTGGAAATTCAAATTGCCATCAACATGATGTAATCtgacatgtttttctattttccaaacaGATGACCATGATCATCAATGAAACTCTAAGATTGTATGGTCCGTCAAATGGCCTGCCAAGAACAGTCGCAAGAGAAGTACAGTTGGGAAAGTTAGTCTTGCCTGCTAATATAGATGTTCTGTCTTTAAATATTGGACTTCACCGTGACCCTCACTTGTGGGGGGATGATGTTCATCATTTTAAACCAGAGAGATTCGCCGAAGGGATTGCCAAAGCTACCAATTACACCGCAGCTGCATTTTTCCCCTTTGGATTGGGACCTCGATCTTGTGTTGGTATGACCCTTGCAACCATAGAAACCAAAATTGCTCTGTCCATGATTCTACAACGTTACACCATCACCATTTCCCCTGCCTATGTCCACTCTCCAATACCTATTCTCACCATTCGACCACGACATGGAATTCAAATAATACTTGAGCCGCTGCATAGCTGTTAAGAACTAGGGGCTTAATATTGTTGGTTCGTGTATTCACTTGTAAGAGATGACATTCAGTGTATCTAAGGTGTTACAGAATTACTGTGTGAAAGAAATAATATTACTTCCTAATTTTCATTAGGTTAGATAATCTATTTATAATAGAAACTAGATACACGAATAAGGAAAGATATGATATgaaattgtgctattaaattagatacaaataaggaaaaatatgatatcaaattgtgctattaaattagaTACAAATAAGGAAAGATATGGTATGAATTACTTATGCAGGATATCACATTAACATCCCCCTCAAACTCAAGGTGGTGTTGTAGATCTTAGCTTGAGTTTGAAAATTAAGTCTTGAAATCTGATTGGAAGATGGCTTTTTGGGAATATGTTTGCGATCTGAGCTAATGAGGAGACAGAAGCATGGTGTATGTGCCCTAAGTAACATGATGTCATACAAATGACAGAGAAAACCATCATCATCAAAGAAAACTTCAAGGACCAAAAGAGGAGGAATTATCATCAATCACAGAGGTGTCAGTCACTAATGAAAACATTAGTGCTTATGATCCCTCATACCGAATGCCTCCGTTTCCACTAAAGACCCTACTTACAAAAAGGGAGAGAAACAATGAAGCACGAGACAGAGTCGAGCGTCCTTAATCACCCACTAGAAGACACCGTAAGAGAGCAGAGGCTTAGAGCCACCTTAGACCAAACAAAATCAACCACCGGCGACATTCCCAAAGCAACACTCAAACAATGACTAAATCATTAAAGGTCTTGGATCTGAcaaataaacagaaaaataagaaaagtAGCATATGGAGGCTTTAGGCACCACCACCCATCCACCATCTGGGAGTTGCAGTAAAACACTCACAGAAAAAGGAACACTAGCGTCAAAACACATCGGTCCTCCTCAACAAAGGTTCGCTTGTGCGAAgaggaaaaaaatatataaataaaagagcCACGAAAGCTCAAACAAGGCCCCCAAAAAGGATTTTTAAATCAAGAGAAGGACATCAAAAAAATAGAGCAGAACAAAGAGACAAGACCCCAAAAGAGATTATTAAATAGAGAGGATGACATTAAAAAATAGAGCAAAACAAGGAGGACGACGACCAATCACCTACAACAAGTGTTTGGCCATCTAAATCGAGAAACAAAAATATGACCTAGAGCAACAGGCAACCAAAGCAAGAGAAACAGGAATTTGAGCATACAATGATACGAAGCAACATAACCTCCAAACTCCAATCGTCATTCAAGAACCTCAAATCCCTTGCTCCATTAGCTTAAAACAAGGTCCCAATAACACAAAATAAACCATTCTCTTGACTTTTTACAACATGAAaactaggggtgagtattcgatcgagtcgagtcaaaaacttttgagttagtcgagttgatgaatcctattttagcaactgaactcaatttaaatttttcGATTCGAATCAAGTCAACAAATTTCGAGCCAAGTTAATGAACTATTATTTATGCTCAAAATTGAGTTTACATGGACctattatttaactagtagacgaagtatagtattatttaactatataaacaatataatggttttgccttttaacttaatgagtaaacatttatcaaaataacgtAATCTTATCTTTTCTTATTTGGATCTTCGAATAACTCAAGTAAGAATTGTTAAAccgaaaaatttaattttttatttgagtttatcCGAATAATTTGATTAACTCAAGCAACTTGAatcatttaatctaaaatttaaattttttaccgAATTTTTTACTCTTTATTTCTTGTTTCAAGGACAATAAAAAGCTCACTTAAACCCCCGTTGAGCGTTCTTGAAATATTAGCCATAACAAAATTCTTCTATCCCCTAGCACTTTGCAACGTCTAATCACGAAGCTTCCTTCTCAATCAAATCACTAAGAGCACATCTCGAGTTCAATTAGGTCTTCAACGATCACCCTACCAGTGCAGTCTGCTATAAACCCCACTTTCATCCCCCAGCGCCTACGTAGATATAGCTACCTCCCTCAAGATTCTTGTTTGCTATATCCTCGTTTGAGAGAACATCATAAACAATACGTGCCCTAAGATTGTAAAATCTACTTAAACATTCAAAAGGCCTCTCAACAATTCAATCGTTCTACTTTTTTTATTCTAAACTTcagttttaatttaaataataccaGTTAAATCAATAACCAAAAATagcatgattttttttgtaaatattatatgaaaatagtaAGTGAATGTCACGTTACGTATTGCGTAACATTTAGCCATTGTTGACTGATTGCATTTGCGGTGACGTGTGGTAAATGGCTCCcattaaaaaaatccataaatataaaaattttgtaggTCCAATTAACTTTTGTAACTTGAAAGAACATCATCATTAgccattattttattataaggCGAAATATGTGATTGTCGTGTAGGGCAAAACACTCTTATTTAATGACTGAAATCTTagttttttctattttcaaaCAATACTTGAAGTCATCATCTCACGTGATGTTAttgacaaaaatatttaaaaagttttaagTCCAAAACCTAGTTTGAATTACAATCATTAaaccatatttaaaataaaaataaataaatgataattatttaatttaggagtaagtatatattaaaattttcttattaataaaagtaattaataaatatctttttaattttttaaaacatcccTCAAAACCAATAATTTGATCAccaatcatatttaatttttatactttttgtattttgaaatttcaatcttaattcaaataatatctgttaaatttattaacaaaaataatatgatttcttttaatattatatgttaatatcagtgataatatatttattgtataaaattatttgaaattaaaatttaaatttataaaaataaaaacctatagcatattttaacttaattctAATATGAAATTTCAATCGTTCTTTCGTGATTATTGGTTTTCTAGCCATTGTTGGCTaattgcatttcataaatataaaaattcaagttttattaaTAATCAGAAGTCAACCAAATCAATAACCACTAAAGGCCTAATACCCTGGGAAATGTAGtataattaaattatcattttgatATTTGTACTATttttctcagtttagtccctacACTTTCATTCTATATATCCCGCTATTTCAAtctattttttgttaaaaaattaaaccaatcaaTGACACTTGTCACGtgtaaaaaatttagaaaatacttaaagttaaaaagatattaaaattttaaaaaaattataaaaaaattccccAAATCCAAAAACattagaacttagaatattttaaaattttaaaaaatcataactttttgagttttaatatttttgtggaatttataaaactataattttttaaatttaaaaagtttttagtttttctctattttaaaattttaaagtgaatttaaatattttgacaCGTGACAGCATGTCATTGATTGCTATTGCTattgttttttctttaaaacataaatttagatTGGGTCACGGGAAAGTGGATAGAAATTTTACATTACGGTCCAATTTAAAAGCAAAACGAGCTCTGGGATATAATAGAATGCAAAGAATTAAAGGAAGTCATAAGTCCAAACACtaaagagagttgagagaatcAAAATGAGTGGCTTGATGAAGCTTGTAATTCTTGTCCTATGTTCTTTGTTCTTCGCAGCTTTAGTAAAGTTCCTTTATGATTACCTGTGGAGACCTCTCCGTATACAGCAAATGCTGAATTCACAGGGAATCAGAGGACCGCCTTACAGATTCATCCATGGCAACAACAAAGAAGTTGCCAAAATGAGACAAGAAGCATTAAGCAAGCCTATGGCCTTGAGGCATGATATATTTCCTAGAGTGCAGCCACATATTTACACCTGGATCAACAAATATGGTAAGATCCATGCATGTTTTTCACTATGATTTCTAAATTCTAGTTCTAAGAAAAGATTGacccttttgtttattttatttggtcAGGGAAGAATTATCTTTCTTGGGACGGTGTTCGAGCTGAACTTGTGATTTCAGAACCTGAACTAATCAAAGAGGTTctaaaaaatagtgaaaaagCTTTTCCCAAAAGGAAGCTTACACTTTTCCTTAGCAAGCTAGTAGGGAACGGGCTTGTGACAGTCGAGGGTGAAAAATGGGTGAAGCAACGGAAGTTGGGGAATTATGCTTTTCATGGGGAAAGCTTAAAGGTAAAACACTCGTAACATGTGAATTAGTTCTCCAAATCTTGCTTACATATGTTGTTGCTTACATGTTGATGGATTGTTTGTGCAGAACATGACACCGGCAGTAATTGCCAGCGTTGAAACAATGCTAGAAATGTGGAGAGGCTATGTGGGCAAAGAGATTGAACTGTTTCAAGAATTTAGATTATTAACTTCAGAAGTTATATCGAGAACAGCTTTTGGTAGCAGTTACTTGGAAGGGCAGAAGATTTTTGACATGTTGAGCAAGTTGGCAATAATTTTGCACCGAAATCTTTTCAAGACCAGAATTCCTTGGATCAGGTACGTTCCCTCTAAGCTTAACTTATCCctaaaattaaattgttgattCCCATGGATTTCGGGGTTTTTTTTCCATATATAGAGCTAACCTTGGTTTCCTTTTACAGCAAGTTATGGAAACCTGCTGATATTCTTGAGTCAGAAGAACTTGCAAATGAAATACAGGGTTGTGTGATGAAGATGATTAAGAAAAGAGAAGACAGAGTTGTGAATGGAGAAGCTGATAGCTTTGGCAATGATTTTCTAGGATTACTTGTAAATGCCTATCATGATTTGGACGACAAAAACATGCTTTCATTGGGAGATTTGGTAGATGAGTGCAAAACATTCTACCTCGCTGGACAAGATACTGTTAATTCCTTACTTGCTTGGACAGTCTTCCTTTTAGCAATCCACGGAGATTGGCAAGAGAAAGCAAGAAGAGAGGTGATTGAGAT contains the following coding sequences:
- the LOC107913927 gene encoding cytochrome P450 CYP749A22, giving the protein MKYLDSVVREENKSGLMELVILVPWCFFLIALTKFLYHYLWVPLRIQHMMNSQGIKGPPYRFIHGNNKEVTKMRKEEKGSIKQSCGLTDDLFPRLQPHIYSWINTYGKNFVYWNGVRAEVVISEPELIKEVMKNSENIFQKRKLTDVGAKLLGNGLVFIEGEKWAKHRKLANHAFHGESLKNMTPAIIVSVEIMLERWKGQEGKEIEVYNEFRLLTSEVISRTAFGSNYLEGEKIFAMLNKLIILVSQNISKTKIPFINKLWKSAEMLESEKLEKGIQDYVMEMIKKREDKVVSGEADSFGNDFLGLLVNAYNDLDDKNRVSLEDLVGECKTIYFAGQETVNSLLAWIVLHLAIHGDWQEKARREVIDIFGNQNPHLEGIAKLKIMTMIINETLRLYGPSNGLPRTVAREVQLGKLVLPANIDVLSLNIGLHRDPHLWGDDVHHFKPERFAEGIAKATNYTAAAFFPFGLGPRSCVGMTLATIETKIALSMILQRYTITISPAYVHSPIPILTIRPRHGIQIILEPLHSC
- the LOC121214436 gene encoding cytochrome P450 CYP749A22 is translated as MSGLMKLVILVLCSLFFAALVKFLYDYLWRPLRIQQMLNSQGIRGPPYRFIHGNNKEVAKMRQEALSKPMALRHDIFPRVQPHIYTWINKYGKNYLSWDGVRAELVISEPELIKEVLKNSEKAFPKRKLTLFLSKLVGNGLVTVEGEKWVKQRKLGNYAFHGESLKNMTPAVIASVETMLEMWRGYVGKEIELFQEFRLLTSEVISRTAFGSSYLEGQKIFDMLSKLAIILHRNLFKTRIPWISKLWKPADILESEELANEIQGCVMKMIKKREDRVVNGEADSFGNDFLGLLVNAYHDLDDKNMLSLGDLVDECKTFYLAGQDTVNSLLAWTVFLLAIHGDWQEKARREVIEIFGNQNPHPESIVKLKIMTMIINETLRLYGPANGLMRKVGREVQIGKLVLPANIDLYVANVVPQHDPQLWGDDVHLFKPERFAEGIAKATKYNAAAFCPFGIGPRSCVGMSFATMETKIALSMILQRYTISLSPAYVHSPISVITIQPEHGIQVILKSLHSNV